One part of the Candidatus Omnitrophota bacterium genome encodes these proteins:
- a CDS encoding response regulator yields the protein ALCGKAAISWAVEHQPDLVILDLVLPDMDGHKVCQELRRLYSFWALPVLILTAKNQPIDQLRGFAHGADAYMTKPFESGELLRTVALLVGNTAPA from the coding sequence GCCCTGTGCGGCAAGGCGGCGATCAGCTGGGCCGTGGAGCATCAGCCGGATTTGGTGATTCTGGATCTGGTGCTGCCGGACATGGATGGCCACAAAGTCTGCCAGGAGCTGCGCCGCCTGTATAGTTTCTGGGCGCTGCCCGTGCTCATCCTGACGGCGAAGAACCAGCCGATCGATCAGCTCAGAGGATTCGCCCACGGCGCTGACGCGTATATGACGAAACCGTTCGAGTCTGGGGAGTTACTCAGGACCGTGGCCTTGCTCGTGGGGAATACGGCACCCGCATAA